The proteins below are encoded in one region of Natranaerovirga hydrolytica:
- a CDS encoding DUF3794 and LysM peptidoglycan-binding domain-containing protein, translating to MALNLIKKHIQMTQTKGNSIVQVNLDDDFNVPDIKPDVQKIIQEHGEIKINNVDVMDDKVKVKGEMECTILYLTDSDEKPVHSLNCLMPFEEVINLDGIQEDDDISIRTKVENLSTNIINSRKLSAKSIVELEALAEDQYFINVATDIEGEQTVQNINEEIKASQIFLSKKDTYRVRDELAIPNSKPNIMEILWTNAHIRNPEIRLIDDRINIKGDVALFVLYIGETDDKPVEFVEFELPFNGSIDCEGCTEEMIADITMRILKKDVQIRPDLDGEERVLDVEIITELEIKVYEQENINILKDVYSPSKEILIKKQPVTYENIMLKNQTQCKITEKLSIKKDVDPYILQICQTEGDIKIDDIEMREDGLEVEGVINVQIIYVAADDKTPINVIKDIIPYNHTIDAKGINEQCIYKVKPTIDYISCNMLDDQEVEIRCGVNLDTIVFEQISKEVMVDIEEQDLDKKKIYDLPSIVGYIVKKDETLWDIAKKYYTTTDKIKDVNGLTEDYVLKPGDKLIIMKNIETIVNV from the coding sequence TTGGCGTTAAATTTAATTAAAAAGCACATACAAATGACACAAACTAAAGGCAATTCCATTGTGCAAGTCAATTTAGATGACGATTTTAATGTGCCAGATATCAAACCAGATGTTCAAAAAATAATACAAGAACATGGAGAAATAAAAATAAATAATGTAGATGTAATGGATGATAAGGTAAAAGTAAAAGGTGAAATGGAATGCACCATACTGTATCTAACGGACTCAGACGAAAAGCCAGTACATAGCTTAAATTGCTTAATGCCGTTTGAAGAAGTCATTAATCTTGATGGTATACAAGAAGATGATGATATAAGCATTAGAACGAAAGTAGAAAATCTATCCACCAATATCATTAACTCAAGAAAATTAAGTGCAAAAAGTATTGTAGAATTAGAAGCGTTAGCAGAAGATCAATACTTCATTAATGTGGCAACAGATATTGAGGGAGAACAAACCGTTCAAAACATTAACGAAGAAATAAAAGCCAGCCAAATATTTTTAAGTAAAAAAGACACCTATAGAGTAAGAGATGAATTAGCAATACCCAATAGTAAGCCCAATATAATGGAAATACTTTGGACCAATGCCCATATTAGAAACCCAGAAATTAGGTTAATTGATGATCGGATTAACATCAAAGGGGATGTCGCCTTATTTGTATTGTACATTGGAGAGACTGATGATAAACCAGTTGAATTCGTAGAATTCGAATTGCCTTTTAATGGTTCTATTGATTGTGAAGGTTGCACAGAAGAAATGATTGCAGACATTACAATGCGTATTCTTAAAAAAGATGTTCAAATTAGACCAGATTTAGATGGAGAAGAAAGAGTATTAGATGTAGAAATTATTACTGAACTAGAGATTAAGGTATACGAACAAGAAAATATTAACATTCTAAAAGATGTCTATTCGCCATCAAAAGAAATACTTATAAAAAAACAGCCTGTTACCTATGAAAATATTATGCTTAAAAATCAAACCCAATGCAAAATAACAGAAAAACTATCTATTAAAAAAGATGTGGATCCATATATTTTACAAATATGTCAAACAGAAGGCGATATAAAAATAGACGACATAGAAATGCGAGAAGATGGATTAGAAGTTGAAGGTGTTATTAATGTTCAAATTATATATGTAGCAGCAGATGATAAGACGCCTATTAATGTCATTAAAGACATTATTCCATACAATCATACTATAGATGCAAAAGGCATTAACGAACAATGTATCTACAAAGTTAAACCAACAATAGACTATATTAGCTGCAATATGTTAGATGATCAAGAAGTTGAGATAAGATGTGGTGTGAATCTAGATACTATTGTATTTGAGCAAATTAGCAAAGAGGTTATGGTAGACATAGAAGAACAAGATCTGGATAAAAAGAAAATATATGACTTGCCAAGTATTGTAGGCTATATTGTGAAAAAAGATGAAACCCTTTGGGATATAGCCAAAAAATATTATACAACCACAGATAAAATTAAAGACGTTAATGGGTTAACAGAGGATTATGTTTTAAAACCAGGTGACAAACTCATTATAATGAAAAACATAGAAACCATTGTTAACGTATAA
- the ispE gene encoding 4-(cytidine 5'-diphospho)-2-C-methyl-D-erythritol kinase, translating to MNSINLKARAKINLALDIINKRPDGYHEVRMIMQTINLFDKIYIKKINKPSIIIDTNIPYIPKNKNNLMHKAATLLMEQYGISSGVYINLHKVIPVSAGLAGGSSDAAVTLIGLNKLFNLNLSYKELMAIGVQIGADIPYCIMRGTALAEGIGEQLTPLSPMPKCYVLIAKPDINVSTAQVYSMVDIDAFEKRPNVEAMIQGIEEQDLTKITNHMGNVLETVTIKKYPVINQIKEKMLEKGAIASMMSGSGPTVFGIFRDKKKAQKALYDFKLDNIGKNIFLTTIFNRKERG from the coding sequence ATGAATAGTATAAATTTAAAAGCAAGAGCCAAAATAAATTTAGCTTTAGATATTATAAATAAAAGACCAGATGGCTATCATGAAGTTAGAATGATTATGCAGACCATTAATTTATTTGATAAAATATACATCAAAAAAATTAATAAGCCAAGCATTATTATAGATACCAACATACCTTATATTCCAAAAAATAAGAATAATCTTATGCATAAAGCAGCAACATTACTTATGGAGCAATATGGTATTTCATCTGGTGTATATATTAATCTACATAAAGTGATTCCAGTATCGGCAGGTTTAGCAGGAGGTAGCAGTGATGCGGCGGTAACGTTAATAGGTCTTAACAAACTGTTTAACCTTAATTTGTCTTACAAGGAACTGATGGCAATAGGTGTACAAATAGGTGCAGATATTCCCTATTGTATCATGAGAGGAACTGCTTTAGCAGAAGGTATTGGAGAGCAATTAACCCCATTAAGTCCAATGCCAAAATGTTATGTATTAATTGCAAAACCCGATATCAATGTTTCAACAGCTCAAGTGTATTCAATGGTGGATATAGACGCCTTTGAAAAAAGACCAAATGTAGAGGCAATGATACAAGGAATAGAAGAACAAGATTTAACAAAAATTACTAACCATATGGGTAATGTATTAGAAACCGTTACAATAAAAAAATACCCAGTGATTAATCAAATAAAAGAAAAAATGCTAGAAAAAGGAGCTATTGCTTCTATGATGAGTGGTAGTGGTCCTACGGTTTTTGGGATTTTTCGTGATAAAAAGAAAGCTCAAAAAGCATTGTACGATTTTAAGCTAGACAATATAGGAAAAAACATATTTTTGACTACCATTTTTAACAGAAAGGAAAGAGGATAA
- a CDS encoding GntR family transcriptional regulator: MEDKLKVNLNEYLPLRDVVFNALREAILKGELNPGERLMEKQLAERMGVSRTPIREAIRKLELEGLVVMVPRKGAEVARITQKALKDVLEVRCALEELAVKIACEKVAQKEIKALRETMEAFNQAVNKGDVEKIVEKDVEFHDIIFNSTDNEKLIQILNNLREQIYRYRVEYIKKTDNHQILVKEHEEILNAIESKNVEKAQEVAQQHIINQETTIIKFIKENGSNIKE, from the coding sequence ATGGAGGACAAACTGAAAGTTAACCTTAATGAATATTTGCCTTTAAGAGATGTGGTATTTAATGCATTAAGAGAAGCCATACTAAAAGGGGAATTAAATCCAGGGGAAAGATTAATGGAAAAACAATTGGCAGAACGTATGGGCGTTAGTAGAACACCTATTAGAGAAGCCATTAGAAAATTAGAGTTAGAAGGTTTGGTGGTAATGGTACCAAGAAAAGGTGCTGAGGTAGCAAGGATTACTCAAAAAGCCTTGAAAGATGTCTTAGAAGTAAGATGTGCCTTAGAAGAATTAGCCGTTAAAATAGCCTGTGAAAAAGTAGCACAAAAAGAAATAAAAGCTTTAAGAGAAACAATGGAAGCTTTTAATCAAGCGGTTAATAAAGGTGATGTAGAAAAAATCGTAGAAAAAGACGTCGAGTTTCATGACATTATTTTTAATTCAACAGATAATGAAAAGTTAATACAAATTCTTAATAATCTTAGAGAGCAAATTTATAGATACCGTGTAGAGTACATTAAAAAAACAGATAACCATCAGATATTAGTAAAAGAACACGAAGAAATACTTAATGCCATAGAAAGTAAAAATGTAGAAAAAGCGCAGGAGGTTGCGCAACAACATATTATTAACCAAGAAACAACGATTATAAAGTTTATAAAAGAAAATGGTAGCAACATAAAAGAATAA